Proteins encoded in a region of the Raphanus sativus cultivar WK10039 chromosome 8, ASM80110v3, whole genome shotgun sequence genome:
- the LOC108837326 gene encoding zinc finger CCCH domain-containing protein 6-like, with amino-acid sequence MRALHKSKRVSWPPDFKLCQVRLFISEDSPSQVGSESQDHLQAKSHPSEDNLPPGFGGPLSANEPQIKLSDIPVIKWKCSLRIVLDEEWRVVAGEESKEVETQNQRELRVLEAFYPGASAIPPNPSVLADVDNSDYDDQQTVVIPILPVEDDDIDPASDLPVQSGVDVVGTEPSRSDENTSVSSTLPAASEIMAALTAISNNKELGSGMIDQELLMKILSNPKLVENLVANSSGAGSVSSNAGSLYLSSTHEANGVTTSTPASSNGQYYPQPTPSLVYPPPTSSDQPNYGAPPARDASYYKSLIQQHGGERQEAPPPVQQHLGYRYNNPQPGGGLNPEMVNSNNNNNQRPPRDSKQKIMKPCMYFNSSRGCRNGANCLFQHDATAYQPRNPNNGNTNNPEMQTAKRMRFDRD; translated from the exons ATGAGGGCATTGCACAAATCCAAAAGGGTATCATGGCCACCAGATTTTAAACTTTGCCAG GTACGGCTCTTTATATCTGAGGACTCACCTTCACAAGTTGGATCAGAATCTCAAGATCACCTCCAAGCAAAGTCACATCCGAGCGAGGATAATCTGCCACCTGGTTTCGGTGGACCTCTTTCTGCAAATGAGCCACAGATTAAGTTATCAGACATCCCAGTTATAAAGTGGAAATGCTCTCTCCGG ATTGTGCTAGATGAGGAATGGAGAGTGGTTGCAGGGGAAGAAAGCAAAGAAGTGGAGACGCAAAATCAGAGGGAACTGAGAGTTCTTGAAGCCTTCTATCCTGGCGCATCAGCTATTCCTCCAAA CCCTTCGGTTCTTGCTGATGTTGACAACTCAGATTATGATGATCAGCAAACCGTTGTCATCCCCATCCTACCTGTAGAAGATGATGACATAGATCCAGCATCTGATCTCCCAGTCCAATCTGGCGTGGATGTGGTGGGAACAGAGCCATCAAGAAGCGATGAGAACACATCAGTTTCTTCAACCCTCCCAGCAGCGTCAGAAATAATGGCTGCGTTAACTGCAATTTCAAACAACAAAGAACTAGGCAGCGGCATGATCGACCAAGAACTGCTTATGAAAATCTTGAGCAACCCTAAGCTGGTGGAGAATCTTGTTGCAAACAGTAGTGGTGCAGGTTCAGTCTCCTCCAACGCCGGTAGCCTCTACCTATCTTCGACACACGAAGCAAATGGAGTAACAACCTCAACACCTGCCAGCTCAAATGGACAATATTACCCTCAGCCAACTCCTTCCTTGGTCTATCCTCCTCCAACTTCTTCAGATCAGCCCAACTATGGAGCACCACCAGCCAGAGATGCTAGTTATTACAAGAGCCTGATTCAGCAACATGGTGGGGAAAGACAAGAGGCACCACCGCCAGTTCAACAACATCTCGGTTATCGTTATAACAACCCTCAACCTGGAGGGGGACTTAACCCTGAGATGGTAAATagcaataataataataaccaGAGGCCACCAAGGGAttcaaaacaaaagataatgaAGCCTTGCATGTACTTCAACAGCTCGAGGGGTTGTCGCAATGGAGCTAACTGTTTATTCCAGCACGATGCTACAGCTTACCAGCCGAGGAACCCAAACAATGGTAACACCAACAATCCTGAGATGCAGACTGCAAAAAGAATGCGATTTGACAGGGACTGA